A single Methylobacterium sp. 17Sr1-1 DNA region contains:
- a CDS encoding phosphate-starvation-inducible PsiE family protein, which produces MVETAKLEKAEAEGGRLTRLSAFVFLHTEHAIYAALGVLLALTAVMALVDAAGMTLKAVTAVGAAAQLLDVVDRLLFLLMLVEILHTVRVSMRSGRLTCEPFLIVGLIASIRRVLVLTLQTAEQMHESAWTPQKEALFRASMIELGVLAGLILVMVVSIFLLHRARDTDEPAGSE; this is translated from the coding sequence ATGGTCGAGACCGCGAAACTGGAGAAGGCCGAGGCCGAGGGCGGGCGCCTGACGCGGCTCTCCGCCTTCGTCTTCCTGCACACCGAGCACGCGATCTACGCCGCCCTCGGCGTGCTCCTGGCGCTCACTGCCGTGATGGCGCTGGTCGACGCCGCCGGCATGACCCTGAAGGCGGTCACGGCGGTGGGAGCTGCCGCGCAGCTCCTCGACGTGGTCGACCGGCTGCTGTTCCTGCTGATGCTGGTCGAGATCCTGCACACGGTGCGGGTGTCGATGCGCTCAGGACGGCTGACCTGCGAGCCGTTCCTGATCGTCGGGCTGATCGCCTCGATCCGGCGCGTCCTCGTCCTCACGCTGCAGACCGCCGAGCAGATGCACGAATCGGCCTGGACCCCGCAGAAGGAGGCGCTGTTCCGCGCCTCGATGATCGAGCTCGGGGTGCTCGCCGGGCTGATCCTGGTGATGGTGGTGTCGATCTTCCTGCTCCACCGCGCCCGGGACACCGACGAGCCGGCCGGGAGCGAGTAG
- a CDS encoding cell wall-binding protein: MTLRDRYEAAVRGLAEHVAALRRDGLPPEAIARAAHAERRRLAIHYKDLTPEPYRSRIAARTTRVYGNPEGPSIAFLRAQGKTWEAIIAGAMRPGPPVGLAPEDG; this comes from the coding sequence ATGACCCTGCGCGACCGCTACGAGGCCGCGGTGCGCGGCCTGGCGGAGCACGTCGCCGCCCTGCGCCGCGACGGCCTGCCGCCCGAAGCCATCGCCCGGGCGGCCCACGCCGAGCGCCGCCGCCTCGCGATCCACTACAAGGACCTGACGCCGGAGCCGTACCGCAGCCGCATCGCCGCGCGGACGACCCGGGTCTACGGCAATCCGGAGGGGCCCTCGATCGCGTTCCTGCGGGCTCAGGGAAAGACCTGGGAGGCGATCATCGCCGGCGCCATGCGCCCGGGTCCGCCCGTCGGCCTCGCGCCGGAGGACGGGTGA
- a CDS encoding FAD/NAD(P)-binding protein, producing MNPVIAVVGAGFSGSMAALHLLSALPRSWSVLLCEKADSFGRGLAYGTDAPAHLLNLRAANMSAYPDRPEHFSTWLGGLPEDERAGVAATPAGTFAPRALYGRYLGELLTQAVVAEGAPRLHLVHDAVTDLVPVAGGYSLRTEGGASYAVAGAVLAMGNLTGFGAPPSRHRLDPWRPEDFGRLHPDRPILVVGTGLTMVDAVASLRGRGFSGRIVALSRRGLVPNVHAPTTAWPVPDLTAADLGSLTRLTRRIRAEIAAAARAGHDWRDVIDALRPIIGYLWRSLPRPERARFLRHLRPFWDVHRHRTAPPAAAAIAAEIAAGTLDVRAGRILAIADGPGEAAVTIRTRGGTADETLAVQGIIDATGIGRIDETGDPLLRRLTSRGLARPDPFGLGLAAGDDYRLRAGRSERLWTLGPLLRCTLWECVAVPDIRSQAAEVATLVAAEVGHLGRRLRLPA from the coding sequence ATGAACCCGGTCATCGCCGTCGTCGGCGCCGGCTTCAGCGGCAGCATGGCAGCGCTCCACCTCCTCTCCGCCCTGCCCCGGTCCTGGTCGGTGCTGCTGTGCGAGAAGGCCGACAGCTTCGGGCGTGGCCTCGCCTACGGCACCGACGCGCCGGCCCACCTGCTCAACCTGCGCGCCGCCAACATGAGCGCCTATCCCGACCGGCCGGAGCATTTCTCGACCTGGCTCGGCGGACTGCCGGAGGACGAGCGGGCGGGCGTCGCGGCGACGCCGGCCGGCACCTTCGCGCCCCGCGCGCTCTACGGCCGCTACCTGGGCGAGCTGCTCACGCAGGCGGTCGTGGCCGAGGGCGCGCCGCGGCTGCACCTCGTCCACGACGCGGTCACCGATCTCGTTCCGGTGGCGGGCGGCTACTCCTTGCGCACCGAGGGCGGAGCCTCCTACGCGGTGGCCGGCGCGGTGCTCGCCATGGGCAACCTCACCGGCTTCGGCGCGCCGCCGAGCCGCCACCGGCTCGATCCGTGGCGGCCGGAGGATTTCGGCCGCCTGCACCCGGACCGGCCGATCCTCGTCGTCGGAACCGGTCTCACCATGGTCGACGCGGTCGCCTCCCTCCGGGGCCGGGGTTTTTCCGGCCGGATCGTCGCCCTGTCGCGCCGCGGCCTGGTCCCGAATGTCCACGCGCCGACGACAGCCTGGCCGGTCCCCGATCTCACGGCCGCCGATCTCGGCTCCCTGACCCGGCTGACCCGGCGGATCCGGGCCGAGATCGCCGCGGCGGCGCGCGCCGGGCACGACTGGCGCGACGTGATCGACGCGCTCCGCCCGATCATCGGCTATCTCTGGCGCAGCCTGCCGAGGCCCGAGCGGGCGCGCTTCCTGCGCCATCTGCGGCCGTTCTGGGACGTGCATCGCCACCGCACCGCCCCGCCGGCCGCCGCGGCGATCGCCGCGGAGATCGCCGCCGGCACCCTGGACGTGCGGGCCGGGCGCATCCTCGCCATCGCGGACGGCCCCGGCGAGGCCGCGGTGACGATCCGGACGCGGGGCGGCACCGCGGACGAGACCCTGGCGGTGCAGGGGATCATCGACGCGACCGGGATCGGGCGCATCGACGAGACCGGCGACCCGCTGCTGCGCCGCCTCACCTCACGCGGCCTCGCGCGGCCGGACCCGTTCGGGCTCGGCCTCGCGGCCGGCGACGATTACCGCCTGCGCGCCGGGCGGTCGGAGCGGCTCTGGACGCTGGGCCCGCTCCTGCGCTGCACGCTGTGGGAATGCGTCGCGGTGCCGGACATCCGCAGCCAGGCCGCCGAGGTCGCCACCCTCGTCGCGGCGGAGGTCGGTCACCTCGGCCGCAGGCTCAGGCTCCCGGCGTGA
- a CDS encoding glutathione S-transferase, whose translation MKLYHHPLSGHAHRARLFLSLVGVPHEAVEVDLAAGAHKAPDFLALNPFGQVPVLDDDGTVVADSNAILVYVAKALGRTDWLPEDPAGAAAVQRWLSVAAGEVAYGPAAARLVTVFGAAFNPEEVIGRAHTLLRRLEAHLAGRDWLVGERPTIADVALYSYVARAPEGNVDLSGYRQVGAYLRRIEALPGFLPFAQTPAGLTAA comes from the coding sequence ATGAAGCTCTACCACCATCCCCTGTCCGGCCACGCCCACCGGGCGCGCCTGTTCCTGTCGCTCGTCGGCGTGCCGCACGAGGCCGTCGAGGTCGATCTCGCGGCGGGAGCGCACAAGGCGCCGGACTTCCTCGCCCTGAACCCGTTCGGGCAGGTGCCGGTGCTCGACGACGACGGCACGGTCGTCGCGGATTCGAACGCGATCCTGGTCTACGTCGCCAAGGCGCTCGGGCGGACCGACTGGCTGCCGGAGGACCCGGCCGGTGCGGCCGCCGTCCAGCGCTGGCTGTCGGTCGCGGCCGGCGAGGTGGCGTACGGCCCGGCCGCCGCGCGGCTCGTCACGGTGTTCGGCGCCGCGTTCAACCCCGAGGAGGTGATCGGCCGGGCCCACACGCTGCTGCGGCGCCTCGAGGCCCACCTCGCCGGCCGGGACTGGCTGGTGGGCGAGCGCCCGACCATCGCGGATGTCGCGCTCTACAGCTACGTGGCGCGCGCGCCCGAGGGCAACGTCGACCTGTCGGGCTACAGGCAAGTCGGCGCGTATCTGCGCCGGATCGAGGCCCTGCCGGGCTTCCTGCCCTTCGCCCAGACGCCGGCCGGCCTCACCGCCGCGTGA
- the groL gene encoding chaperonin GroEL (60 kDa chaperone family; promotes refolding of misfolded polypeptides especially under stressful conditions; forms two stacked rings of heptamers to form a barrel-shaped 14mer; ends can be capped by GroES; misfolded proteins enter the barrel where they are refolded when GroES binds) encodes MAAKDVKFSADARERLLRGVDILADAVKVTLGPKGRNVVIEKSFGAPRITKDGVSVAREIELEDRFENLGAQLLREVAAKTNDLAGDGTTTATVLAQAIVKEGAKAVAANFNPLDLKRGIDLAVAAAVQDLAGRARKVTASDAIAQVGTISANGDAEIGRLIAQAVEKVGKEGVITVEEARTAETELDVVEGLQFDRGYLSPYFVTNAEKLTVELDEPYILIHEKKLSSLQPLLPVLEAVVQSGRPLLIIAEDIEGEALATLVVNKLRGGLKVAAVKAPGFGDRRKAILEDIAILTKGQTISEELGIKLESVTLAELGRAKRVRIDKESTTIVDGAGEASEIASRVAQIKGQIAETTSDYDREKLQERLAKLAGGVAVLRVGGATEVEVKERKDRVDDALNATRAAIEEGIVPGGGTALLRARGAVAALQGGNPDVTAGIKIVLRALEAPIRQIAANAGVEGSIVVAKVGESDSDTYGFDAQAETYLDLIEAGIVDPVKVVRTALQDAASVAGLLVTTEALVADRPKDKAAPPAPAAPDF; translated from the coding sequence ATGGCTGCCAAGGACGTGAAGTTTTCGGCGGATGCCCGCGAGCGCCTGCTGCGCGGCGTCGACATCCTGGCCGATGCGGTGAAGGTCACGCTCGGCCCGAAGGGCCGCAACGTCGTGATCGAGAAGAGCTTCGGAGCGCCCCGAATCACCAAGGACGGCGTCAGCGTCGCCAGGGAGATCGAGCTGGAGGACCGGTTCGAGAATCTCGGCGCCCAACTCCTGCGCGAGGTCGCCGCGAAGACCAACGATCTCGCCGGCGACGGCACCACCACCGCGACGGTGCTGGCCCAGGCCATCGTCAAGGAGGGCGCGAAGGCGGTCGCCGCCAACTTCAATCCCCTCGACCTCAAGCGCGGCATCGACCTCGCGGTGGCGGCGGCGGTGCAGGACCTGGCCGGCCGCGCCCGCAAGGTGACGGCATCGGACGCCATCGCCCAGGTCGGCACCATCTCGGCCAACGGCGATGCCGAGATCGGCCGGCTGATCGCCCAGGCCGTCGAGAAGGTCGGCAAGGAGGGCGTCATCACGGTCGAGGAGGCGCGCACCGCCGAGACCGAGCTCGACGTGGTCGAGGGCCTGCAATTCGACCGCGGCTACCTCTCGCCGTACTTCGTGACCAACGCCGAGAAGCTGACGGTCGAGCTCGACGAGCCCTACATCCTGATCCACGAGAAGAAGCTCTCCTCGCTCCAGCCGCTGCTGCCGGTGCTGGAGGCCGTGGTCCAGTCGGGCCGGCCGCTCCTCATCATCGCCGAGGACATCGAGGGCGAGGCGCTGGCGACTCTCGTCGTCAACAAGCTGCGCGGCGGCCTGAAGGTCGCGGCCGTCAAGGCGCCGGGCTTCGGCGACCGGCGCAAGGCGATCCTCGAGGACATCGCGATTCTCACCAAGGGCCAGACGATCTCGGAGGAGCTCGGCATCAAGCTCGAGAGCGTGACGCTGGCCGAGCTCGGCCGCGCCAAGAGGGTGCGGATCGACAAGGAGAGCACCACGATCGTCGACGGCGCCGGCGAGGCGTCCGAGATCGCGTCCCGCGTCGCCCAGATCAAAGGGCAGATCGCGGAGACGACCTCCGACTACGACCGCGAGAAGCTGCAGGAGCGCCTGGCGAAGCTCGCGGGCGGCGTCGCGGTGCTGCGGGTCGGCGGCGCCACCGAGGTCGAGGTCAAGGAGCGCAAGGACCGGGTCGACGACGCGCTGAACGCCACCCGGGCGGCGATCGAGGAGGGCATCGTGCCGGGCGGCGGCACCGCCTTGCTGCGCGCCCGCGGCGCCGTCGCGGCGCTCCAGGGCGGCAACCCGGACGTGACCGCCGGCATCAAGATCGTCCTGAGGGCGCTCGAAGCGCCGATCCGCCAGATCGCCGCCAATGCCGGGGTCGAGGGCTCGATCGTGGTCGCCAAGGTGGGCGAGAGCGATTCCGACACCTACGGCTTCGACGCGCAGGCCGAGACCTATCTCGACCTGATCGAGGCCGGCATCGTCGACCCGGTGAAGGTGGTGCGCACGGCGCTTCAGGACGCGGCCTCGGTGGCCGGCCTGCTCGTCACGACGGAAGCGCTCGTCGCGGACCGGCCGAAGGACAAGGCCGCCCCGCCGGCTCCGGCCGCCCCGGACTTCTGA
- a CDS encoding carotenoid 1,2-hydratase, with protein MPPGGYAWWYVDGVSDDGQHGITVIAFLGSVFSPYYAWSGRGDPINHSAVNVVLYGRPKAWAMTERGRASVARTATSLAIGPSAMEWDGTMLTIRVDEVTNPLPSRLSGTIRVRPAGITPGPFTLDAEGRHRWWPLAPSSRIEVALDRPGLQWNGHAYFDTNDGDVPLEDSFRSWTWSRSTLTRGAAILYDVERRDGSRQDLSLRFDPDGTPRPIEPPVPAALPPTLWRLPRATRSDDGRAAVVRRFEDAPFYSRSLLSARICGEAVRPVHEALDLDRFTNPLVRLMLPFRMPRAVR; from the coding sequence GTGCCGCCCGGCGGCTACGCCTGGTGGTACGTCGACGGCGTCAGCGACGACGGGCAGCACGGGATCACCGTCATCGCGTTCCTCGGCAGCGTGTTCTCGCCCTACTACGCCTGGAGCGGGCGCGGGGACCCGATCAACCACTCGGCCGTCAACGTGGTGCTGTACGGCCGGCCCAAGGCCTGGGCGATGACCGAGCGCGGCCGCGCGAGCGTCGCCCGTACCGCCACCTCGCTCGCCATCGGCCCGAGCGCGATGGAGTGGGACGGCACGATGCTGACCATCCGGGTCGACGAGGTGACGAACCCCCTGCCCTCGCGGCTCTCCGGCACCATCCGGGTGCGGCCGGCCGGGATCACGCCGGGCCCCTTCACCCTCGACGCGGAGGGCCGCCACCGCTGGTGGCCGCTCGCGCCGTCCTCGCGGATCGAGGTGGCGCTCGACCGGCCGGGCCTGCAGTGGAACGGCCACGCCTACTTCGACACCAACGACGGCGACGTCCCTCTCGAGGATTCGTTCCGGAGCTGGACCTGGTCGCGCTCGACGCTCACGCGCGGCGCGGCGATCCTCTACGACGTCGAGCGCCGCGACGGCAGCCGCCAGGACCTGTCGCTGCGCTTCGACCCCGATGGCACCCCGCGCCCGATCGAGCCGCCCGTTCCGGCCGCCCTGCCGCCGACGCTGTGGCGCCTCCCCCGCGCCACCCGCAGCGACGACGGCCGGGCCGCGGTGGTGCGCCGGTTCGAGGACGCGCCGTTCTATTCCCGCTCGCTGCTCTCGGCGCGGATCTGCGGCGAGGCGGTGCGGCCGGTGCACGAGGCCCTCGACCTCGACCGGTTCACGAACCCGCTGGTGCGCCTGATGCTGCCGTTCCGCATGCCCAGAGCCGTGCGCTGA
- a CDS encoding pyridoxamine 5'-phosphate oxidase family protein yields MSDDPSLPALPVWHPGERAIQAQVGVAVRMEEVGRRVVRDHMPAQHRAFFEQIPFVVVGSVDGGGDAWATILAGVPGFLAAPDPRVLTLAAPADPADPAGAGLRAGEAVGLLGIEPHTRRRNRLNGLVRAATDEGLEIAVDQSFGNCPQYIQQRDAALIRDPRTPFTGEVEGRDGLDAEARATVEAADTFFVASYVDRAEDGQSRRQVDVSHRGGKAGFVRVAADGTLTIPDFAGNLFFATLGNILTNGKAGLVFADFATGDLLQMTGEAEVILSSPEIAAFRGAERLWTFRPRRVVRRRGALPLRWSLRAEGWSPNALATGDWREAAARLRAADVATRWRPFTVTRIVDESRTIRSFHLLPADGAGLVPHRAGQHLPIRVTLPGADRPVLRTYTLSGAPSDGIYRISVKRDGAVSGHLHDRVRVGDTIEARGPEGGFTLDPRAPRPALLLAGGVGVTPLLAMLRHLVHAGLRRGDVRPATLVLAARNRDEMPFGRELADLAAASGGRVGIVRVLSDPGDAVAGVDYEEAGRIDRALLARILPSGDADAYLCGPPAFTQALYDGLRGLGIPDDRIHAEAFGPSALVRDAPAAAAPERPPESEEPVAVAFLDSSKEARWSPGSGTLLELAEGCGLDPDFGCRAGTCGTCRTRLLAGTVTYRRKPTAPVAADEVLICCAVPAAGSGPVQLAL; encoded by the coding sequence ATGAGCGACGATCCGAGCCTGCCGGCTTTGCCGGTCTGGCATCCGGGCGAGCGGGCGATCCAGGCGCAGGTCGGCGTCGCCGTCCGCATGGAGGAGGTCGGCCGGCGCGTGGTGCGGGACCACATGCCCGCGCAGCACCGCGCGTTCTTCGAACAGATCCCCTTCGTCGTCGTCGGCAGCGTCGACGGAGGGGGCGACGCCTGGGCGACGATCCTCGCAGGCGTGCCGGGCTTCCTCGCCGCGCCGGACCCGCGCGTCCTCACCCTCGCGGCGCCGGCGGATCCCGCCGATCCGGCGGGCGCGGGCCTGCGCGCCGGGGAGGCCGTGGGGCTGCTGGGCATCGAGCCGCACACCCGCCGCCGCAACAGGCTCAACGGCCTCGTCCGCGCGGCGACCGACGAGGGTCTCGAAATCGCGGTCGATCAGAGCTTCGGCAACTGCCCGCAATACATCCAGCAGCGCGACGCCGCCCTTATCCGCGATCCGCGCACGCCCTTCACGGGCGAGGTCGAGGGGCGCGACGGGCTCGACGCGGAGGCCCGGGCGACGGTCGAGGCCGCCGACACCTTCTTCGTCGCCTCCTACGTCGATCGCGCGGAGGACGGCCAAAGTCGGCGTCAGGTCGACGTCTCGCATCGCGGCGGCAAGGCCGGCTTCGTGCGCGTCGCCGCCGACGGCACGCTGACGATTCCCGACTTCGCCGGCAACCTCTTCTTCGCCACGCTCGGCAACATCCTGACGAACGGCAAGGCCGGCCTGGTCTTCGCCGATTTCGCGACCGGCGACCTGCTGCAGATGACCGGCGAGGCCGAGGTGATCCTGTCCTCGCCGGAGATCGCCGCCTTCCGGGGCGCCGAGCGGCTCTGGACCTTCCGGCCGCGCCGGGTCGTGCGCCGGCGGGGGGCGCTGCCGCTGCGCTGGAGCTTGCGGGCGGAGGGCTGGTCGCCGAACGCCCTGGCGACCGGCGACTGGCGCGAGGCCGCCGCGCGGCTGCGCGCCGCCGACGTCGCGACGCGGTGGCGCCCGTTCACGGTCACCCGGATCGTCGACGAGAGCCGGACGATCCGCTCCTTCCACCTCCTGCCGGCGGACGGGGCGGGGCTCGTCCCGCACCGGGCGGGGCAGCATCTGCCGATCCGCGTGACGCTGCCCGGCGCGGACAGGCCGGTCCTGCGCACCTATACCCTGTCGGGCGCGCCCTCGGACGGGATCTACCGGATCAGCGTCAAGCGCGACGGCGCGGTGTCCGGCCACCTGCACGACCGTGTTCGGGTCGGCGACACGATCGAGGCGCGGGGGCCGGAGGGCGGCTTCACCCTCGACCCGCGGGCGCCGCGCCCGGCTCTGCTGCTCGCCGGCGGCGTCGGCGTCACGCCGCTCCTCGCGATGCTGCGCCACCTCGTCCACGCGGGCCTGCGCCGCGGCGACGTCCGGCCGGCCACCCTGGTCCTGGCCGCCCGCAACCGGGACGAGATGCCCTTCGGGCGGGAATTGGCCGATCTCGCCGCCGCGTCGGGCGGACGGGTCGGGATCGTGCGGGTGCTGAGCGACCCGGGCGACGCGGTCGCGGGCGTCGACTACGAGGAAGCGGGCCGGATCGACAGGGCTCTCCTCGCCCGGATCCTGCCCTCGGGGGATGCCGACGCCTATCTGTGCGGCCCGCCCGCCTTCACCCAGGCGCTCTACGACGGCCTGCGCGGCCTGGGCATCCCCGACGACCGCATCCACGCCGAGGCGTTCGGCCCCTCGGCGCTGGTGCGGGACGCTCCCGCCGCCGCAGCGCCGGAGCGGCCACCGGAATCGGAGGAGCCGGTGGCGGTCGCCTTCCTGGACTCGTCCAAGGAGGCGCGCTGGTCACCGGGATCCGGGACGCTCCTGGAACTCGCGGAAGGCTGCGGCCTCGACCCGGATTTCGGCTGCCGGGCCGGCACCTGCGGCACCTGCCGGACCCGGCTCCTCGCCGGGACGGTCACCTACCGGCGCAAGCCCACGGCTCCAGTCGCCGCCGACGAGGTCCTGATCTGCTGCGCGGTGCCCGCCGCGGGAAGCGGCCCCGTCCAGCTGGCGCTGTAG
- the groES gene encoding co-chaperone GroES → MAFRPLHDRVLLRRLDGEATTKGGIIIPDTAKEKPQEGEVVAVGPGTRDDHGTQTPLDVKAGDRVLFGKWSGTEVKIDGEDLLILKEADILGVIAA, encoded by the coding sequence ATGGCCTTTCGGCCCCTGCATGACCGCGTGCTGCTGCGCCGCCTCGACGGCGAGGCGACCACCAAGGGCGGCATCATCATCCCCGACACCGCCAAGGAGAAGCCGCAGGAGGGCGAGGTCGTCGCCGTCGGCCCCGGCACCCGGGACGATCACGGCACGCAAACGCCCCTCGACGTGAAGGCGGGCGACCGGGTGCTGTTCGGCAAGTGGTCCGGCACCGAAGTGAAGATCGACGGCGAGGACCTCTTGATCCTCAAGGAAGCCGACATCCTCGGGGTGATCGCGGCCTGA
- a CDS encoding lipase family protein, which yields MRAVTFLVTRPREQYPADALAGIAGDARGRLRAAAWLAQLAYEDDENKVDSIARDWSLRRILSRAPQVLALPWQPETRLHVLEPAGGTAGPSVVTVCGTDPLRFANWVTNLTVMPAAGGVHSGFLAALDAAWPDLAPVLHGRTGPVWVVGHSLGAAVAALAALRACETLDLTPEAVYAFGMPRVGGEAFAARYEALLGARTFRLVHGYDVVPRLPPDRIGFRHVGRRLSCAHRARFDPAATAAARDEEPLPPRTLPGLFTDAPGWVLPAFETLRRDPVGLATGLLPAKVADHLPDRYCTACSP from the coding sequence GTGCGCGCCGTGACGTTCCTGGTCACGCGCCCGCGCGAGCAGTATCCGGCCGATGCGCTGGCCGGCATCGCGGGCGATGCGCGCGGGCGCCTGCGCGCCGCGGCGTGGCTGGCACAGCTCGCCTACGAGGACGACGAGAACAAGGTCGATTCCATCGCCCGGGACTGGTCGCTCCGCCGCATCCTCAGCCGGGCGCCGCAGGTGCTCGCCCTGCCCTGGCAGCCCGAGACGCGGCTGCACGTGCTCGAGCCCGCGGGCGGGACGGCCGGCCCGTCGGTCGTCACGGTCTGCGGCACCGATCCGCTGCGGTTCGCCAACTGGGTGACGAACCTGACCGTCATGCCGGCCGCCGGCGGCGTCCATTCCGGCTTCCTCGCCGCGCTCGATGCCGCCTGGCCGGACCTCGCGCCGGTGCTGCATGGCCGGACGGGGCCGGTCTGGGTCGTCGGCCACAGCCTCGGCGCGGCGGTCGCGGCGCTCGCCGCCCTGCGCGCCTGCGAAACGCTCGATCTGACGCCCGAGGCCGTCTACGCCTTCGGCATGCCGCGGGTCGGCGGCGAGGCCTTCGCCGCGCGGTACGAGGCGCTGCTCGGCGCCCGGACGTTCCGGCTGGTCCACGGCTACGACGTCGTGCCCCGGCTGCCGCCGGACCGGATCGGCTTCCGGCACGTCGGACGGCGCCTCAGCTGCGCCCACCGCGCGCGGTTCGATCCGGCCGCGACGGCCGCCGCGCGCGACGAGGAGCCGCTCCCGCCGCGGACGCTCCCCGGCCTCTTCACGGATGCCCCGGGGTGGGTGCTGCCGGCCTTCGAGACGCTGCGCCGCGACCCCGTCGGCCTCGCCACGGGGCTGCTGCCCGCGAAGGTCGCCGACCATCTCCCCGACCGGTACTGTACCGCGTGTTCGCCGTGA
- a CDS encoding metallophosphoesterase: MAEGPLTFRDPFLSLYQSIAEEVARRSVKTESLEAPPEPALILAAERVAAARHVGLTEVPAGGGAALESLTPVEYGERCASLALQMLRAKVLGDHATLARLKDELKAGKCDPGWATTIEAYSEYFGIGGQRRAPLYTTPAQAGEGVLPLKAGCRIGLIGDWGTGAGPAKRLLGLVAAQKPDLLIHLGDIYYSGTPEECARKFEAEMVAAFGAKKTRIPIFTLSGNHDMYCGGVGYYGLIKALNRAPQVQPASFFCLRSVEAGWQILAMDTGLHDHSPFGVADAVTFVEADEQAWLTRRIDEFAGRTILLSHHQLFSAFSRIGPKDAAGRADPVNPLLLRMYDGFGGGRDRVAAWFWGHEHNLCIYEPYAGLKRGRCIGHGAVPVFVEEDPYEPLAEVSVPPTLVPRTQLSHDGSYYRHGFAMLTLEADGTGSAAYFEDRDGVAVQTYSETL; this comes from the coding sequence GTGGCCGAGGGGCCTCTGACCTTCCGCGATCCCTTCCTGTCGCTCTACCAGTCCATCGCCGAAGAGGTCGCGCGCCGATCCGTGAAGACGGAGAGCCTGGAGGCGCCTCCGGAGCCCGCCCTCATCCTCGCGGCCGAGAGGGTGGCCGCGGCGCGCCACGTGGGGCTGACTGAGGTTCCGGCGGGCGGCGGTGCCGCCCTCGAGTCGCTGACGCCTGTCGAGTACGGCGAGCGCTGCGCCTCGCTGGCGCTGCAGATGCTGCGCGCGAAGGTGCTGGGGGATCATGCGACGCTGGCGCGCCTGAAGGACGAGCTGAAGGCCGGCAAATGCGATCCCGGCTGGGCGACGACGATCGAGGCGTATTCCGAGTATTTCGGCATCGGCGGCCAGCGTCGGGCGCCGCTCTACACCACGCCGGCGCAGGCCGGCGAGGGCGTCCTGCCGCTCAAGGCCGGCTGCCGGATCGGGCTGATCGGGGATTGGGGGACGGGCGCCGGCCCTGCCAAACGTCTGCTCGGCCTCGTCGCGGCCCAGAAGCCGGACCTGCTGATCCATCTCGGCGACATCTACTATTCGGGCACGCCCGAGGAATGCGCCAGGAAGTTCGAAGCCGAGATGGTCGCCGCCTTCGGGGCGAAGAAGACGCGCATCCCGATCTTCACGCTCTCCGGCAATCATGACATGTATTGCGGCGGCGTCGGCTATTACGGCCTGATCAAGGCGCTCAACCGGGCACCGCAGGTCCAGCCGGCGAGCTTCTTCTGCCTGCGCAGCGTCGAGGCGGGCTGGCAGATCCTGGCGATGGATACCGGCCTGCACGACCACAGCCCGTTCGGCGTCGCCGATGCGGTGACCTTCGTCGAGGCTGACGAGCAGGCCTGGCTGACGCGGCGCATCGACGAGTTCGCCGGGCGCACCATCCTGCTGTCGCACCATCAGCTGTTCTCGGCCTTCTCCCGCATCGGGCCCAAGGACGCGGCCGGCCGGGCGGATCCGGTGAATCCCCTTCTCCTGCGGATGTATGACGGCTTCGGCGGCGGCCGTGACCGCGTCGCGGCCTGGTTCTGGGGCCACGAGCACAACCTGTGCATCTACGAACCCTATGCCGGGCTGAAGCGCGGGCGCTGCATCGGCCACGGCGCGGTCCCGGTCTTCGTCGAGGAGGATCCCTACGAGCCCCTCGCGGAGGTGAGCGTCCCGCCGACGCTCGTCCCCCGCACGCAGCTCTCCCACGACGGGAGCTACTATCGGCACGGCTTCGCGATGCTGACGCTGGAGGCCGACGGCACGGGATCCGCCGCCTATTTCGAGGACCGGGACGGGGTCGCCGTGCAGACCTATTCCGAAACGCTGTAG